The proteins below come from a single Chryseobacterium bernardetii genomic window:
- the zwf gene encoding glucose-6-phosphate dehydrogenase gives MKNNDKKPTSIVVFGATGDLAKRKLFPAFFNLFLEGWLPEEFEILSLGRTEQTQEEFRNYILENIRTFSRIQKFSQEQWNNFSEKIKFIRFDITQEESFIRLKNELDTIDVNLGIRSNRLFYLSVAPSFIETVSNSLKNAGLTENVDQDRMIIEKPFGYDKASAVALNKLLSQTFKEEQIYRIDHYLGKENVQNILAFRFGNTIFEPLWNNNYIDSVQITVAETVGVEDRGGYYDGSGALRDMIQNHLMQILCMIAMEAPAAFESSEIRDRKVDVLKSVRRINLEDIGHYTVRAQYTEGEIDGKKKAGYLEEPGVNPNSNTETYVAMKFYIDNERWRGVPFYMRTGKRMQEKKSSIVISFKDVPCTTFRDDLNMLFPNKLVINIQPEMDVRLSFMTKKPGLDMKLKPAEMVFDYFECSSETPEAYETLLLDALDGDSTLFMRSDQVEEAWDVISNIQTAWESGNSPKMDTYAAGSAGPAAADDLLKR, from the coding sequence ATGAAAAATAATGATAAAAAGCCAACCTCGATCGTAGTTTTTGGGGCAACAGGAGATTTGGCGAAAAGAAAATTATTTCCTGCATTTTTCAATCTGTTCCTGGAGGGTTGGTTGCCCGAGGAATTTGAAATTCTTTCACTGGGAAGAACGGAACAGACACAGGAAGAATTCAGGAATTATATCCTTGAAAATATCAGGACATTTTCAAGAATCCAAAAATTCTCCCAGGAACAATGGAATAATTTCAGTGAGAAAATTAAATTTATCAGATTTGATATAACACAGGAGGAATCTTTTATCCGGTTGAAAAATGAACTTGATACCATTGATGTAAACTTGGGGATCAGATCCAACCGTCTGTTTTACCTTTCAGTGGCACCCAGTTTTATTGAAACGGTATCGAATAGCTTAAAAAATGCAGGTCTGACCGAGAATGTTGATCAGGACAGGATGATCATTGAAAAACCTTTTGGGTATGATAAGGCTTCGGCCGTAGCGCTCAATAAGCTCCTTTCGCAGACTTTTAAGGAAGAGCAGATCTACCGGATCGATCATTACCTTGGAAAAGAGAATGTACAGAATATCCTGGCTTTCCGTTTTGGAAATACCATTTTTGAGCCATTGTGGAATAATAATTATATCGATTCTGTACAGATTACCGTTGCGGAGACTGTCGGCGTTGAAGACCGGGGCGGATACTATGATGGGTCAGGGGCTCTCCGTGATATGATCCAGAACCATTTGATGCAGATTCTCTGCATGATTGCCATGGAAGCTCCGGCTGCATTTGAATCGTCAGAGATCAGGGACCGTAAAGTAGACGTGCTCAAAAGTGTCAGAAGGATCAATCTTGAGGATATCGGACATTATACGGTAAGAGCACAGTATACCGAGGGAGAGATTGACGGTAAAAAGAAAGCTGGCTATTTGGAAGAACCCGGAGTGAATCCAAACTCAAATACCGAAACATATGTTGCGATGAAGTTTTACATTGACAATGAGCGCTGGCGCGGGGTACCGTTCTATATGCGGACGGGCAAGCGCATGCAGGAAAAAAAATCTTCCATCGTGATCAGTTTCAAAGACGTCCCGTGCACGACATTTCGAGATGATCTGAATATGCTGTTCCCCAATAAGCTGGTGATCAATATCCAACCAGAAATGGACGTCAGGCTGTCGTTCATGACCAAAAAACCAGGTCTGGACATGAAGCTGAAACCGGCTGAAATGGTATTCGACTATTTTGAATGTTCATCGGAAACTCCAGAAGCTTATGAAACTTTACTCTTGGATGCTCTTGACGGGGATTCTACTCTTTTTATGCGTTCGGATCAGGTGGAGGAGGCCTGGGATGTTATCTCCAATATTCAGACCGCCTGGGAAAGCGGAAATTCGCCAAAGATGGACACGTATGCTGCTGGAAGTGCGGGGCCTGCAGCTGCGGATGATTTATTGAAGAGATAG
- the pgl gene encoding 6-phosphogluconolactonase, with protein sequence MLNIFATTEEIFKEAAAVFISSANEAIMQKGYFAVALTGGSSPEGLYRLLSEDQYKNQIDWTKVLIFWGDERWVPLDNDLSNARMSYEQLLDRVPVRPVNVFPMYRDGITAEDFAAVYNVLLKEMLGSDGRMDLILLGMGQDGHTASLFPGTVALDETENWVTAYYLEQQQMYRITLTAPFLNRARKLLVIAFGETKAEALKEVIEGPYNPRIYPAQLLAPSQGELLFLVDKKAAKYLHGNI encoded by the coding sequence ATGCTTAATATATTTGCGACCACAGAAGAAATTTTCAAAGAAGCCGCAGCGGTTTTTATCAGTTCTGCAAATGAAGCGATTATGCAGAAAGGATATTTTGCTGTTGCACTGACGGGCGGATCTTCACCGGAAGGCCTGTATAGGTTATTATCGGAAGATCAGTATAAAAACCAGATCGACTGGACCAAAGTACTGATCTTCTGGGGAGATGAAAGGTGGGTGCCACTTGACAATGACCTGAGCAATGCCAGGATGTCCTATGAGCAGCTCTTGGACAGAGTGCCTGTTCGGCCGGTCAATGTCTTTCCCATGTACCGGGACGGTATAACAGCAGAGGATTTCGCTGCTGTATATAATGTATTATTAAAAGAAATGCTGGGAAGTGATGGCAGAATGGATCTCATCCTTCTTGGAATGGGACAAGATGGGCATACTGCCTCGTTGTTTCCGGGAACCGTGGCGCTGGATGAAACAGAAAATTGGGTCACTGCGTATTATCTGGAACAGCAGCAGATGTACCGGATTACACTGACGGCCCCTTTTCTTAACAGGGCACGAAAACTGCTCGTGATCGCTTTTGGAGAAACGAAGGCAGAAGCTCTCAAAGAGGTTATCGAGGGGCCTTATAACCCCAGAATATACCCGGCACAATTGCTTGCGCCATCTCAGGGAGAATTATTATTTTTGGTAGACAAAAAAGCAGCAAAATATTTGCACGGCAATATTTAA
- a CDS encoding AraC family transcriptional regulator — MITHHLKDIQHNSERAITPFHIFELDRNALEEYREPHTKDHFCLLFVKKGKMKMQVEDRRYDVTENNICVIFPGQLSSKEQISSNFEGKMILFDEVLFCSDILKNELSIYNHNISVKLNHIELPVAETKEVELLLDQIEKLYHDLTSVKKEQARFYIKITLLKLVEFVHTKWDKNKLTNENTKLYGKFLELLERHYKTERTVSWYAEKLLISPKKLNEITKKTAGLTSIETIHARIMNEIKQLLLLSSYSHKEIAFELGFNSPAALNKFVKAKLDETPTDLQQQLAQMYKT; from the coding sequence ATGATCACACATCATCTGAAAGATATTCAGCATAATTCTGAAAGGGCAATCACGCCCTTTCATATTTTTGAATTGGACAGGAATGCACTGGAGGAATATAGGGAACCGCATACAAAAGACCATTTTTGTCTATTATTTGTTAAAAAAGGCAAAATGAAAATGCAGGTGGAGGACCGCCGGTACGATGTGACCGAAAATAACATCTGTGTTATATTTCCTGGACAGCTATCATCAAAAGAACAGATCAGCAGCAACTTTGAGGGCAAGATGATCCTGTTTGATGAAGTGCTGTTCTGTTCGGATATCCTTAAAAATGAGCTGAGTATTTACAATCACAACATTTCTGTCAAACTCAATCATATTGAACTGCCCGTAGCGGAGACCAAGGAAGTAGAGTTGCTGTTGGATCAGATAGAAAAATTATACCATGACCTGACATCGGTAAAGAAAGAACAGGCACGGTTTTACATCAAGATAACGTTACTTAAACTAGTCGAGTTTGTCCACACGAAGTGGGACAAGAATAAACTGACCAATGAAAATACAAAACTCTATGGGAAATTTTTAGAATTACTGGAGCGGCATTACAAGACAGAACGTACAGTAAGCTGGTATGCGGAAAAATTGCTTATTTCACCAAAAAAATTAAATGAGATCACCAAGAAAACCGCGGGGCTGACCTCGATCGAAACCATCCACGCAAGGATCATGAATGAGATCAAGCAGCTGTTGCTGCTCTCCAGCTATTCCCATAAGGAAATTGCTTTCGAACTTGGCTTCAACTCACCTGCTGCACTTAACAAGTTTGTTAAGGCTAAGCTTGATGAAACACCCACGGACCTGCAGCAGCAATTGGCGCAAATGTATAAGACATAG
- the pgi gene encoding glucose-6-phosphate isomerase: protein MLPTVNLKNTAAFQKLTAHFQMIKDVQIRNLFIEDPHRFSTFSVQWGDILFDYSKNRITEETLNLLLELAKEVKLDQAIDKMFAGDKINATEGRPVLHTALRQPKNAVVTVDGVNIIPQVHEVLDQMKNFTQDVLSGSWTGYTGKAITDVVNIGIGGSDLGPVMVTEALKAYKTPLNLHFVSNVDGTHISEVFKQVNPETTLFLIASKTFTTQETMANAHSARSWLLEAGAEIKDIEKHFVALSTNEAEVEKFGINTRNMFVFWDWVGGRYSLWSSIGLSISLGIGYANFQALLEGAHEADEHFQHIPFEKNIPVIMALLGIWYINFYGAETLGIFSYDQYLHRFAAYFQQGDMESNGKYIDRNGHMVDYQTGPIVWGEPGTNGQHAFYQLLHQGTKLIPADFIAPAQSLNPLGEHHKILLSNFFAQTEALMNGKSAEEVITELQGSGKSTDEIEQQRKYKVFQGNRPTNSFLLKKITPKSLGKLIALYEHKIFVQGVIWNIFSFDQWGVELGKQLANAILPELQEDHQVQGHDSSTNGLINQYKSWR from the coding sequence ATGTTACCAACGGTTAATTTAAAAAATACAGCGGCTTTTCAGAAGCTTACAGCACATTTCCAGATGATAAAAGATGTGCAGATCCGCAATTTATTTATAGAAGATCCCCATCGGTTCTCCACGTTTTCAGTGCAATGGGGCGATATACTGTTTGATTATTCAAAAAACAGAATTACAGAAGAGACGCTGAATCTTTTGCTGGAGCTGGCAAAAGAGGTGAAACTAGACCAGGCGATTGATAAAATGTTCGCTGGAGACAAGATCAATGCAACGGAGGGCAGGCCTGTTCTGCATACAGCACTGCGCCAGCCAAAAAATGCGGTAGTTACTGTTGATGGAGTGAATATCATACCCCAGGTTCATGAAGTATTGGACCAGATGAAAAATTTCACACAGGATGTACTTTCGGGAAGCTGGACTGGATATACGGGAAAGGCGATAACTGATGTTGTCAATATTGGGATCGGTGGGTCAGATCTCGGCCCCGTCATGGTAACGGAGGCTTTAAAAGCATATAAAACGCCTCTGAATCTGCATTTTGTATCGAATGTCGATGGTACGCACATTTCTGAGGTCTTCAAGCAAGTGAATCCTGAAACCACACTTTTTCTTATTGCTTCCAAAACATTTACCACCCAGGAAACCATGGCCAATGCCCATAGTGCGCGTTCTTGGCTGCTTGAGGCGGGGGCTGAAATAAAAGATATCGAAAAACATTTTGTTGCGCTGAGCACGAATGAAGCTGAGGTGGAAAAGTTCGGAATCAATACGCGTAATATGTTTGTGTTCTGGGACTGGGTAGGGGGAAGATATTCATTATGGTCCTCAATAGGACTGTCCATCAGTCTTGGAATAGGATATGCTAATTTCCAGGCGTTATTGGAGGGTGCCCATGAGGCCGACGAGCATTTTCAGCATATTCCCTTTGAAAAGAATATTCCCGTGATCATGGCTCTTTTGGGGATCTGGTATATCAATTTTTATGGTGCTGAGACCTTGGGTATTTTTTCGTATGATCAATACCTGCACCGTTTTGCTGCCTATTTTCAACAGGGGGATATGGAAAGCAATGGTAAATATATCGACCGTAACGGTCATATGGTTGATTATCAGACAGGACCTATAGTCTGGGGCGAACCTGGCACCAATGGACAGCATGCGTTTTATCAGTTACTTCATCAGGGGACGAAGCTGATACCTGCGGATTTCATCGCGCCTGCTCAGAGTTTAAATCCGCTGGGAGAACATCATAAAATACTATTGTCCAATTTTTTTGCGCAGACCGAAGCACTGATGAACGGAAAATCGGCGGAGGAAGTGATAACCGAACTGCAGGGATCTGGAAAATCAACTGACGAAATCGAGCAGCAGCGTAAATACAAGGTATTTCAGGGAAACCGTCCGACAAATTCATTTTTGCTGAAAAAGATAACGCCAAAATCATTGGGTAAACTGATCGCTCTTTATGAACATAAAATTTTTGTGCAAGGGGTCATCTGGAACATTTTCAGCTTTGATCAATGGGGCGTTGAACTTGGTAAACAATTAGCTAATGCTATCTTACCTGAACTTCAGGAGGATCACCAGGTTCAGGGCCACGACTCATCTACCAATGGGTTGATCAATCAATATAAGTCCTGGCGCTGA